The Blautia luti nucleotide sequence GCTTTATTTGTGAAAGTGATAGCCAGGATATTCCAGGGATTTACGCCCTTTTCATCTATCAGGTAAGCAATACGGTGGGTCAGCACTCGCGTCTTTCCCGAACCCGCTCCCGCCAGGATCAGCAGTGGGCCTTCTGTGTGATAGACAGCTTCCTGCTGTGGGGGATTTAATGTACTGTAAATGTTGTTCATTTTCTCTCCTATCTCTTGTCGAGTTACAGTTTGCATTGTTTGAAATATCTGTATCCGTTATTAGTCCGGAATAAAACTTTCCACATAACAGACCCATATCTTCACAATTATACACAAAAACCTGTTCGCCTACAACAGGTTACTTTTAGAAATTCGAAGTTTATCAGACTCTTCTCCAACTTACCAAGAAATTTGGTTACTGTTCACTCCGCAACGAAATTTGTCTATTCAGTAAAAAAAGCATTTACAAGTAGTATTTAAAACTATATAATAGGGAACAGAGGTGATGAAAGATGACTATTGATGAAAAAGATATGATAAACAGTATTCTGGCAAGTGTGTCCAGGATTGATTATATTAAACCGGATGATATCCCCAATATTGAATTATACATGGATCAGGTAACAACCTTTATGGAGGAGCAGCTTGCTTCCACCAAGCGTTATGACGAGGACAAGATCCTCACCAAGACCATGATCAATAACTATGCCAAGAATAAACTCCTTCCTCCGCCGGAGAAGAAGCGTTATTCCAGAGAGCATATCCTGATGCTGATCTTTATTTATTATTTCAAGAACATTCTGTCCATCAGTGATATTCAGACCCTGCTCACACCCATCGCGCAGAAATATTTCAAGTCCATGACTGAGAAGGACATGACCTATATTTATAATGAAGTTTTCAGCATGGAAAAAGAACAGATCGAATCTCTCAAGAAAGACCTGCTCCGCAAATATAAAACAGCCCAGGATACTTTCTCAGATGCAGATGAAGAAGATCAGGAGAATTTGAAACGCTTCTCTTTTATCTGCCTGTTAAGTTTTGATGTTTATGTAAAGAAAATGATGATCGAACATCTGATCGACGAAATGAATCTGTCCTCAAACGAAGAGAAAAAGAAAAAATAACATATCCATTCTCTTAAAAAAGGATCCGCTCTGCAATATTTCCAGACCGGATCCCTTTTTCTTTTTCCTGATTCTGCTGATCTTACAGCAGAACAGTCAGTTATTTCTCCACAGCCTTAAATGTGAATTTCACAGGCTGGTAATCTCCCATCGTCAGCGGCAGCGGCAGTCCTGCTTTCATCAGAGCCGCACCTGTATAAACTTTTCCTGTAGCTGTGTCTTCATAATGCATTTCTGCATCCAGCCCCTGAGGATAGCACAGATAGATCCGTGGGTTGGCTTCACTGTGCAGTCTGACACCGCATACCACAGCCTCTTTTTTATCCTTGGATACAAACTGCCATAATACATATTTCTGGTTTTCATAAGGATTTTCCAGGCGGTAATAATCCCCTGTCTGTACCAAATGTTCCATCTCTTTATAGATAAGGATCTGTTCTCTGGCTGTCTTCTTCTCTTCTTCGGACATTTTCATCAGGTCAAGTTCATAACCGAAGGTTCCGGAAGATGCCACGATTCCTCTTGTCTCGAAAGGTGTGATCCTTCCTGACTGATGGTTGGGGCATACGCTCACATGCGCTCCCATAGCACTTACTGGATAACCGAAAGAAGTACCATACTGGATCTTCAGTCTGTCAATGGCATCGGTATTATCACTGCACCAGATCTGCGGGGAATAGTAAAGCATTCCTGCCTCAAATCTTCCACCGCCGCCGGAACAGGATTCGAAAAGAAGATCCGGATATCTCTGCACCAGGCTCTCCATCATCTCATAGACAGCCAGAACATATCTGTGATAAACCTCTCCCTGACGTTCTCCTGGAAGTGCTGCACAGAACACGTTATCCACACTGCGGTTCATATCCCACTTCACATAATCCACTTTGCAGGCATCCAGCACTGTGAATATCTGGTTCATAATGTGTTCCCGGACTTCCTTTCTGGTAATATCCAGATTCAGCTGATACCTGCTTCTGTTCGCTGCACGTCCCGGGATCTTAAATGCCCAGTCCGGATGCTCCCTGTACAGATCACTGTCCTCGGAAACCATCTCAGGTTCTACCCACAGACCGAATTTCAGTCCCAGACCATGGATCTTCTCTGCCAGTGCAGGAAGACCGCCTTTGATCTTCTCCTCATATACCTTCCAGTCTCCAAGCGCACACCAGTCATTGTCTCTCTTTCCAAACCAGCCGTCATCCAGCACAAACATATCCAGTCCGATATTCTTCGCTTCTTCTGCAATGTGATAGAGCTTGTCTGCATCGAAATCGAAATACGTAGCTTCCCAGTTGTTGACCAGGATCGGGCGGGGCTGATCTACATATTTACTGCGGATCAGATTCTGTCTGTATGCATCATGATAATTACGGGAAAGCTTCCCTAAACCTTCCTCCGAATAAGTCATAATGACCTCCGGTGTCTCAAAAGTATCCCCCTGTTTCAGTGTCCACTGGAAATGATATGGATGGATTCCCATCATCACACGGGTTTGTCCGATCTGATCCACTTCTGTCTCAAATACAAAGTTTCCACTGTATGCCAGCGCATAGCCGTAGCAGTTTCCATGTGTCTCTTCCGTATCGCGGTCGCAGAGGATGACAAATGGATTATGGTGGTGGCTGGAAGTTCCCCGGATACTTCCCACCGACCAGTTTCCGTGACCCAGATGGTTTCTTTCCATCTCACGCTCCATGGCATGTCTGCCGTAAAAATGAACTGCATCCAGTTCCCTGTATTCAAAGTCCATTTCCATGGACACTGCTTTCTTTATGGTAACAGCTTCTGTGCCTGTATTTTCCAGGCGTACTGCCCTGGTGATCACATCGAATTTCGGAAATACTCCATAAAGAAGGTGCACCTTCAGCCCGCTGGCATGATCTGCCAGAACGATCTCCAGAGTCTGTGCTTCCTCTTCTCCTCCGAACATGGCCGGAAGTCCCCTGAGGCTGTATTTGCCCGGTCTGATCTCATAAGATTCGAATTTCAGATTCGCAGTATCACTTCCATCTGCCTGAACAGCCTCCAGGCCATTGATCCTGTAATCCCCGTTTCCGTAGGCTGTGTATTCCTGTGGCAGTGTATCCAGGGAAAATGTCCTGTCCCTTCCCGCTTCATAAGGATTCCCGGAAAAACCTCTGTCTGCACACACGATCCTGTCTGTGATCAGTGTATCTCCCACCGGACTTCCATAATAAAGATGAACCAGGGTATCATACTCCCTGACCTGCATCTGATACGTGCTGTTTTCTGTTCTCAGTTCAAATACTTTCTCTTTTTCGTGATATCTGATCCATTCCATCTGCTGTACCTCTCCTGTTATTTTTTACTGAATCAGGCAGGTTTCTGACTGGCCTGTCTGTTTTTCTCTTGTTTATGCTCCTATTATACAGATCCTCCATGATCTTTTAAATAGATTTATGGCAGGAACATATGTCATAATCGTTATGGCAAAACAGCTGAATATATGGTAAAATGTCAACAAAACGAAACCCTGTTCCGGTTAATTTAAAAGAAATGAGGACTGTACCAATGTCCAATGTAAAATACACAGACGGCGCC carries:
- a CDS encoding DUF1836 domain-containing protein, with amino-acid sequence MTIDEKDMINSILASVSRIDYIKPDDIPNIELYMDQVTTFMEEQLASTKRYDEDKILTKTMINNYAKNKLLPPPEKKRYSREHILMLIFIYYFKNILSISDIQTLLTPIAQKYFKSMTEKDMTYIYNEVFSMEKEQIESLKKDLLRKYKTAQDTFSDADEEDQENLKRFSFICLLSFDVYVKKMMIEHLIDEMNLSSNEEKKKK
- a CDS encoding alpha-galactosidase codes for the protein MEWIRYHEKEKVFELRTENSTYQMQVREYDTLVHLYYGSPVGDTLITDRIVCADRGFSGNPYEAGRDRTFSLDTLPQEYTAYGNGDYRINGLEAVQADGSDTANLKFESYEIRPGKYSLRGLPAMFGGEEEAQTLEIVLADHASGLKVHLLYGVFPKFDVITRAVRLENTGTEAVTIKKAVSMEMDFEYRELDAVHFYGRHAMEREMERNHLGHGNWSVGSIRGTSSHHHNPFVILCDRDTEETHGNCYGYALAYSGNFVFETEVDQIGQTRVMMGIHPYHFQWTLKQGDTFETPEVIMTYSEEGLGKLSRNYHDAYRQNLIRSKYVDQPRPILVNNWEATYFDFDADKLYHIAEEAKNIGLDMFVLDDGWFGKRDNDWCALGDWKVYEEKIKGGLPALAEKIHGLGLKFGLWVEPEMVSEDSDLYREHPDWAFKIPGRAANRSRYQLNLDITRKEVREHIMNQIFTVLDACKVDYVKWDMNRSVDNVFCAALPGERQGEVYHRYVLAVYEMMESLVQRYPDLLFESCSGGGGRFEAGMLYYSPQIWCSDNTDAIDRLKIQYGTSFGYPVSAMGAHVSVCPNHQSGRITPFETRGIVASSGTFGYELDLMKMSEEEKKTAREQILIYKEMEHLVQTGDYYRLENPYENQKYVLWQFVSKDKKEAVVCGVRLHSEANPRIYLCYPQGLDAEMHYEDTATGKVYTGAALMKAGLPLPLTMGDYQPVKFTFKAVEK